Genomic window (Planctomycetota bacterium):
CACCATCCACGCCGGCGTCCTCCGCGAACACCTCAAGTTCGCCAAGAACCGCCTCATCGGCCTCGTCTCCCGCGGCGGATCGCTCCTCGCTAAATGGATGCTTCATCACAGGAAGCAGAACCCGTTCAATGACCTGTGGGAAGACATCTGCGATGTCATGCGCGAGTACGATGTCACCTTCAGCATCGGCGATGGCTGCCGCCCGGGAGGGCTGGCGGACGCCACCGATGATCTGCAACTCCTTGAGCTCGCCGAGATCGGCAAGCTGACCGAGCGCGCTTGGCGCAAGGGCATCCAGGTCATGGTCGAGGGACCCGGCCACGTGCCGTTCGACCAGATCGAGTTCAACATGAAGGCCCAGCGCCGCCTCTGCCACGGCGCCCCGTTCTACGTCCTGGGCCCGCTCGTCACCGACATCTTCCCCGGCTACGACCACATCACGTCCTGCATCGGCGCGACCGCCGCCGCCTACCACGGCGCAAGCATGCTCTGCTATGTCACCCCCAAGGAGCACCTCGGCCTGCCCAAAAAGGACGACGTCAAACAAGGCTGCGTCGCCTACAAGATCGCCGCCCACTCGGCCGACATCGCCCTGGGCATTCCAGGCACGCGTGTCCGCGACGACGACCTCACCAAGGCCCGGGCCGCTCTCAACTGGCAGAAGCACTTCGACCTGAGCTTCGACCCCGACCTCGCCCGGGCCTACCACGACGAGGACCTTGACGTCGACACCGATTTCTGCGCCATGTGCGGCCACGACTGGTGCAGCGTCCGCATCTCCAAGGAAATCCAGGACTTCTTCAGCGGCAAGGCCGAAGGCTACGAGCGCGCTGGTGGGGGTGCCCCCGTCCGCAGCGACGCCCTGACGCCGGAACAACAAGAAATCCTCAAACAACGCGGCCACCTGAGCCCCGACGAAATCCACAAGCTCGCCGCCAAAGCCAAGGGCAAGCTCAAGGCCAAAGACGACACCGGCAAGGCCTCCTGCCACAGCGACTACGTCGATTCTGACGAAGCTAAACTCGTCCAAGTCGGCGTGGGCGTCAAGACGAGTGAGAGCTTGATCTGAAATGAGAAGCAGCCCCACGGCCTTTTGCCCTACCCATGCCAGTCCGCGACCCATTTGTCTGCCAGCCATCAGGTCATGTAAAGAAAGTCGATATGAAACACGTCATCTTTTTCTGCATTGTCTTTTCTTTCTTTTTGTTTTCCTCTCACGCTAGAGGAGGGCAAGTGCGCATTGAAGGACCAGCTGTGACCCTGA
Coding sequences:
- the thiC gene encoding phosphomethylpyrimidine synthase ThiC, whose product is MTRPQDPALKTTTPKPLAERSVATGLRATETRTDTMRRPWTFPPIGSNPGNEPRATTPGSFANAPDIGGPLTFSSPDSAAMPAPSDKTAWDFLPEGWTTILTPKAECSDASERATKIFQQADGQQRTVTYPSDFTPLTQLEYARLGQITPEMQRVAEREPHLTPAQVRDEVAAGRMVIPANRKHLAHQLDPMAIGRASKTKINANMGASPVSSSIDEEVEKLKWAERWQADTVMDLSTGGDLDATRTAICQNSTVPIGTVPIYSMIIGRKIEDLDETIILDTVRHQAEQGVDYFTIHAGVLREHLKFAKNRLIGLVSRGGSLLAKWMLHHRKQNPFNDLWEDICDVMREYDVTFSIGDGCRPGGLADATDDLQLLELAEIGKLTERAWRKGIQVMVEGPGHVPFDQIEFNMKAQRRLCHGAPFYVLGPLVTDIFPGYDHITSCIGATAAAYHGASMLCYVTPKEHLGLPKKDDVKQGCVAYKIAAHSADIALGIPGTRVRDDDLTKARAALNWQKHFDLSFDPDLARAYHDEDLDVDTDFCAMCGHDWCSVRISKEIQDFFSGKAEGYERAGGGAPVRSDALTPEQQEILKQRGHLSPDEIHKLAAKAKGKLKAKDDTGKASCHSDYVDSDEAKLVQVGVGVKTSESLI